One segment of Rubripirellula amarantea DNA contains the following:
- a CDS encoding UDP-N-acetylglucosamine--peptide N-acetylglucosaminyltransferase SPINDLY family protein, translated as MSKTANDRKRFVLDRQPSAAQQAQLLLEAKTKLAQKELQRRQHWQINTKLAGISVVALAIIFTASAISYYHHSTTAATTFLSRAKMAADVEDHEAQAKWLSRYSLLRPDDLQVVIDTAIAADTAANLAEPERYTMALHAARKQLGIAIARISAKRPDDAKTLRKLLIQRLLQAGGPWLREAERQVVLLDADAEDAEATKSLAVSLMGQAKAAGFTETNRPEVDIAEGYWRWLASQPIGEVLATAVDRNPGDTDLIANLLSVFPKQSDLFDAANLEEHQQRLQVALKTLTQNHDSRSKLILFDFYQNNGKSDEANQWLIQNADVALQRLQSISESEDQTEDQPLGGKLPDHYWDFVLIQEAAPILATSDATKARQWYQTLMSLQIPSIPDAVRENVFANAGLLANASGAPDDAIAIWESGLEQVDANSLDLLGLLANAKNQGESDQEFSDVLDRFRDALETYSLRLSRTSDNEISHAARTALSGKIQVAKWRLQVLEGSLDAKNGQSADAAVHLEAALSASIVVDARERAAVALQLAAIYADEGIWDQVASSYDRAVDLVPNDLELRIKAADAWMQSGNRMQAMEHWRVLGASDSPAIQAASIEALFNYQLRLPHEQRDFSGVRTAVARIKRSFAPSQESDDPKTIAAMAAANSRLAVVEASLPPSGTIAEDHLRSQDFAEKIHELAVRYEDDGTIQAFAAERLAALGHDEQSKERLAQLEKLVGKDDVSLVAVRARIEAERGNIADAGKQLLNRAEADPVHADELRFRAFEIAARGRDSNLAYEALSSISDANKTHSLLFQLAKTAIALPHDSQHLKVDGKTLTPSELASQWQQTLRTEEGETGSYWKFLRVSELIVELRSSKGPIEPTDPRLVEARSLVRELVSLRPRWGEAISLEGWIASIEGNAKQAISKLRRGIAAGDRRLMTRQCLIEQLCRVGLDADAERELHLASMSTDIPLDQYATTKIQLAQRQGEFERSVDVAQDAIDQRPTDFICHVVMCKAASIAAVNTTDSDQQERLIEKARSAIQKAAELATKPELAVFAAHLELELAHGDEASARGVIADIDNSELAEHVQLVLQSHGLTALKDYQAALPLLQAADKLKPTATTQRALAELYRLLHRQDEAVNALRLAQSRDSNNTEIRNDLARALAARDGEDVDWNELEQLLAKSDKTSVSNRYLHAVLLGLKGNSEQQTEAFKILRALVRERNSSSDDAARFLAALLGKQLKQLGDSADEKQRDSITSEIRSTHESLVRRTLPEVGDLYRFADFLLDSENDEDLPRVKNLLDELQSTRRGTVAALEIGVRYAQRTGDQAKTPEIVNSWANDAVASESMDDPMVAGIAGSSLIKLGFIEEGLNWHKQSYEKDPKRLPHYVVALSAVGKTHESVEVCTEHYLEHEDLTSAVLLAEALMNSMADAQTEPCQQVIESALDRFSNDAGLIEAVATLRLQQGNNREAVQYYERALKIDPLRLRSLNNLAMALSEMPDRAHEGVNWIDRAIQLAGEAPELLDTKGVVLLKAGHPVEAQQVFQQAVLDTNEPRYQFHLIVALLQQDKEQEAAKAWKRLDIEKLDRSGLTVEERDQLDLMAKKYSS; from the coding sequence ATGTCAAAAACTGCAAACGACCGAAAGCGTTTTGTCCTCGACAGACAACCTAGCGCTGCACAACAAGCTCAGCTATTGCTCGAAGCGAAGACAAAGCTTGCGCAGAAGGAACTACAACGTCGGCAACACTGGCAAATCAACACGAAGTTGGCAGGAATTTCGGTCGTTGCGCTCGCGATTATTTTCACCGCATCGGCAATTTCTTACTATCACCATTCCACAACGGCAGCCACGACCTTTTTAAGTCGCGCCAAAATGGCCGCTGACGTCGAAGACCACGAAGCGCAAGCGAAGTGGCTCTCACGGTATTCACTGCTGCGGCCAGACGATCTGCAAGTGGTCATCGACACGGCCATTGCTGCTGACACGGCGGCTAACTTGGCGGAACCTGAACGTTACACGATGGCGCTGCATGCGGCCCGCAAGCAGTTGGGGATCGCTATCGCTCGCATCAGTGCCAAACGGCCCGACGATGCCAAGACGTTACGTAAACTTCTGATTCAAAGGTTACTTCAAGCAGGCGGTCCATGGCTTCGCGAGGCCGAACGCCAAGTCGTCCTACTTGACGCTGACGCGGAAGATGCCGAAGCCACTAAATCGCTTGCCGTCTCGCTGATGGGGCAAGCCAAAGCAGCGGGATTTACGGAGACCAACCGACCCGAAGTCGACATCGCCGAAGGCTATTGGCGGTGGCTGGCAAGCCAACCCATTGGCGAAGTACTCGCGACCGCCGTTGACCGAAACCCCGGCGACACTGATTTGATCGCGAATCTGCTTTCGGTTTTCCCTAAGCAGTCTGATCTGTTTGACGCTGCGAATTTGGAAGAACATCAACAAAGATTGCAGGTCGCGTTGAAGACGTTGACCCAGAACCACGACAGCCGATCCAAGCTGATCTTGTTTGATTTCTATCAAAACAATGGCAAGTCGGATGAAGCTAACCAATGGTTAATTCAAAACGCGGATGTCGCACTTCAACGACTTCAATCCATCAGTGAGAGTGAAGACCAGACCGAAGATCAGCCCTTAGGTGGCAAACTACCTGATCACTACTGGGATTTCGTACTCATTCAAGAAGCGGCGCCAATCCTCGCCACCTCCGATGCGACGAAAGCGCGTCAGTGGTATCAGACCCTGATGTCGCTGCAGATCCCGTCCATTCCTGACGCAGTTCGCGAGAACGTGTTTGCCAATGCTGGGCTGCTGGCAAACGCCAGTGGTGCCCCTGATGACGCAATTGCGATTTGGGAAAGCGGTCTTGAGCAGGTCGATGCCAATAGCTTGGATCTACTCGGCTTGCTTGCCAACGCTAAGAACCAAGGAGAATCCGATCAAGAGTTCTCCGACGTCCTTGACCGTTTCCGCGACGCTCTTGAGACGTACTCTCTTCGTCTTTCACGCACGAGCGACAACGAAATATCACACGCCGCAAGAACAGCGCTGTCAGGAAAAATCCAAGTTGCGAAATGGCGTTTGCAAGTCTTGGAAGGATCTCTAGATGCGAAAAACGGACAATCCGCGGATGCGGCAGTCCACCTAGAAGCGGCCCTAAGTGCTTCGATTGTCGTCGATGCCAGGGAACGTGCCGCCGTCGCGTTGCAGTTGGCAGCGATCTACGCGGACGAAGGCATCTGGGACCAAGTCGCGTCATCATACGATCGAGCCGTCGACCTTGTCCCGAATGACCTCGAACTTAGAATCAAAGCTGCCGATGCATGGATGCAATCGGGTAACCGAATGCAAGCGATGGAGCATTGGAGAGTGCTCGGTGCTTCTGATTCACCAGCGATCCAAGCCGCGAGCATCGAGGCTCTGTTTAATTACCAATTGCGGTTGCCGCACGAGCAACGAGACTTCAGTGGTGTACGAACGGCCGTTGCACGAATCAAGCGAAGTTTTGCACCGTCACAGGAGTCGGACGATCCGAAAACGATTGCCGCCATGGCAGCCGCTAACAGCCGACTGGCCGTGGTGGAAGCCTCTTTGCCTCCTTCAGGAACGATTGCGGAAGACCATCTGCGTTCGCAAGACTTCGCAGAAAAGATTCATGAACTCGCCGTTCGCTATGAAGACGATGGAACGATCCAGGCATTCGCAGCGGAACGTCTCGCGGCTCTCGGACACGACGAACAATCAAAAGAAAGACTCGCTCAGCTTGAGAAACTCGTTGGCAAAGATGACGTGTCCTTAGTCGCAGTGCGAGCCAGAATCGAAGCCGAACGTGGCAACATTGCCGATGCGGGAAAACAGCTCCTTAATCGCGCGGAAGCGGACCCGGTCCATGCGGATGAACTGAGATTCCGTGCGTTTGAAATTGCTGCTCGCGGCCGTGACTCCAACCTGGCGTACGAAGCACTCTCTTCGATTTCCGATGCCAACAAAACACATTCGTTGTTATTTCAATTGGCAAAAACGGCCATCGCTCTGCCCCATGATTCGCAGCATTTGAAAGTCGACGGGAAAACGCTAACGCCGTCCGAACTAGCTTCCCAATGGCAACAGACACTACGCACCGAAGAAGGCGAAACGGGCTCGTACTGGAAATTCCTACGCGTCAGTGAATTGATCGTTGAACTTCGCTCGAGCAAGGGTCCCATTGAACCCACCGACCCCCGTTTAGTCGAAGCAAGGTCTCTGGTCCGTGAACTTGTTTCCTTGCGACCTCGATGGGGAGAGGCGATTTCTCTTGAAGGATGGATCGCCTCGATCGAAGGAAATGCCAAACAGGCCATCTCGAAGTTGCGTCGCGGCATCGCAGCGGGCGACCGCCGGCTGATGACTCGTCAGTGCTTGATTGAACAACTGTGTCGAGTCGGGCTTGATGCGGACGCTGAACGAGAACTGCATCTCGCTTCGATGTCGACCGATATCCCCCTTGACCAATACGCGACCACGAAAATCCAGCTTGCTCAGCGGCAAGGTGAATTCGAAAGAAGCGTAGATGTGGCGCAAGACGCCATCGATCAGCGTCCCACTGATTTCATCTGTCACGTTGTCATGTGCAAAGCCGCTTCCATTGCCGCGGTGAACACGACGGACAGTGACCAACAAGAACGTCTGATTGAAAAAGCTCGGTCGGCAATCCAAAAGGCTGCAGAGTTGGCAACCAAGCCAGAGCTTGCCGTCTTTGCCGCTCACCTAGAATTGGAACTCGCTCACGGAGACGAAGCGTCCGCTCGAGGCGTGATCGCGGACATCGACAACAGCGAGCTTGCCGAGCATGTTCAGCTCGTATTGCAAAGCCATGGCCTGACGGCACTGAAAGATTACCAAGCGGCTTTACCGCTACTACAAGCCGCAGACAAACTGAAACCGACGGCCACCACCCAGCGGGCTCTGGCGGAACTTTATCGTCTCTTGCATCGACAAGATGAGGCAGTGAACGCGTTGCGACTGGCGCAATCTCGCGATTCGAATAACACTGAAATAAGAAATGATCTTGCCCGCGCTCTGGCAGCTCGCGATGGCGAAGATGTCGATTGGAACGAACTGGAACAACTGCTTGCGAAGTCCGACAAGACTTCCGTCAGCAATCGTTATTTGCATGCTGTGCTACTGGGACTCAAAGGCAACTCTGAACAACAAACTGAAGCGTTCAAGATATTGCGGGCACTGGTTCGCGAACGAAACAGCAGCAGCGACGACGCCGCACGTTTCCTGGCAGCATTGCTGGGCAAACAGCTCAAGCAACTTGGCGATTCCGCAGACGAAAAGCAGCGTGATTCGATCACGTCCGAAATACGTTCCACTCACGAATCACTGGTGCGACGCACGCTTCCAGAAGTAGGCGACCTTTACCGATTCGCGGACTTTTTACTTGATTCTGAAAATGACGAAGACCTGCCTCGTGTAAAGAACTTGCTCGATGAATTGCAATCGACGAGGCGAGGAACGGTTGCCGCCTTGGAAATTGGCGTTCGCTACGCTCAACGCACTGGCGATCAGGCCAAGACACCAGAGATTGTTAACTCATGGGCCAACGATGCCGTTGCCAGTGAATCCATGGATGACCCCATGGTCGCTGGCATTGCAGGTTCGTCCTTGATCAAACTCGGATTCATCGAAGAAGGACTCAATTGGCACAAACAATCCTACGAAAAGGATCCGAAGCGACTGCCGCATTACGTCGTCGCACTATCCGCCGTAGGGAAAACGCACGAAAGCGTTGAAGTATGCACCGAGCACTATTTAGAGCATGAAGACCTGACGTCCGCGGTGCTGTTAGCCGAAGCCCTCATGAACAGCATGGCTGACGCGCAGACCGAACCATGCCAACAAGTGATCGAATCGGCACTGGATCGATTCAGCAACGATGCCGGCCTTATCGAAGCGGTGGCAACGCTTCGACTTCAACAAGGGAACAATCGCGAAGCTGTTCAGTACTACGAACGAGCTTTAAAGATTGACCCGCTTCGCTTGCGTTCGTTGAACAACCTCGCCATGGCACTATCGGAAATGCCCGATCGCGCTCACGAGGGAGTCAACTGGATCGACCGCGCGATCCAATTGGCCGGTGAAGCCCCCGAGCTGTTGGACACCAAAGGGGTCGTTTTGTTGAAGGCCGGCCATCCAGTCGAAGCACAGCAGGTGTTTCAACAGGCCGTCTTGGACACCAACGAACCGAGATACCAGTTCCATTTGATCGTTGCCCTGCTGCAACAAGACAAAGAACAAGAAGCCGCGAAGGCTTGGAAACGATTGGACATCGAGAAACTGGACCGATCGGGCCTGACCGTAGAAGAACGAGACCAACTCGACTTGATGGCTAAGAAGTACAGCTCGTAG
- a CDS encoding polysaccharide biosynthesis tyrosine autokinase: protein MNTNYISSERATETSYRPSARPENQFDPWILWVTFRQCWPWAVPCGAILSAITAFVVLQNFTPTYRASHLLEANDDFVVFKGVMPTVDDLANTEKSLFFNPIVIDPVLADPEIRRAPSLADPDTAEVNLRKNLTVGNGGTRARLVVSYEDSDREAAAMVCNAVVDSYLRQRDAFDNARMTNLEMWLEPEIQRWEQQVEERQLKVTRLSEQTLGFAPGQRLDVIEDQSSLSLMTHLRSQIADLSVQLAIDDAQIAMQDDSEPLPSLVASTPFVPPAISIQKQVPTESQIAQFVANDAEVREAEMVYRKYQGMVLEMEISDLVRVRRDYYLEIKAKRDSLEYSLEAKKSKAEKLAIAVLTKRAEEDYQRQMAEAEAKLTAMKQLHEVELDAARSHDSLKRNHQDNMNTALKKRDRAALVAKLGILQKQYDEERDRMEQFGGATAALQFAQEELSVATDVLRKLRDRTAAIQTERRQDGAVRTLASATPPKNPTETIPVKQLGLASTVAFVAPFLLGLLLELRIQRVTDGNAVQKHFGMAPVVGEIARLPAGTHGGRARRVFEESVDTLRSNLFHSLATKNIRSIAVASSMTSEGKSSVASQLAISIAKATGETVLLVDADLRCPDQHSLFGLDIGPGLAGVLSGEVEFEQAIDSTLGHLIHVMPAGPLKANPHRLINQASMKKFLDQALESYSFVVFDTAPVLAAGETLAVVSVVESTLVCVMRDVSRLDNVGRAMRRIQASGASIAGTVFSGVTPRQYSYRYGDYHYSAAGLAVQE, encoded by the coding sequence ATGAACACTAATTACATCTCGTCGGAACGCGCGACTGAAACATCGTATCGTCCATCGGCACGTCCGGAGAATCAGTTCGACCCGTGGATTCTATGGGTGACGTTCCGACAGTGCTGGCCGTGGGCCGTGCCATGCGGTGCCATCTTGTCCGCCATCACGGCTTTCGTAGTACTTCAGAATTTCACCCCTACTTACCGTGCGAGTCATTTGCTCGAAGCGAACGATGATTTCGTGGTTTTCAAAGGAGTGATGCCAACGGTAGACGATCTAGCGAACACGGAAAAGTCACTGTTCTTTAACCCCATTGTGATTGATCCTGTTCTGGCGGATCCCGAAATTCGCCGAGCGCCGAGCCTAGCCGATCCCGACACCGCAGAAGTCAACCTTCGCAAGAACCTTACCGTGGGAAATGGCGGCACCCGAGCACGTCTAGTCGTAAGTTACGAAGACTCGGATCGAGAAGCCGCTGCAATGGTCTGCAACGCGGTGGTCGATTCCTATCTTCGCCAACGAGATGCGTTCGACAACGCACGAATGACGAACTTGGAAATGTGGTTAGAACCAGAGATTCAGCGTTGGGAACAACAGGTTGAAGAACGCCAGCTAAAGGTGACACGACTGAGCGAACAAACGCTCGGATTCGCCCCCGGCCAACGTCTCGATGTGATCGAGGACCAAAGCAGCCTTTCGTTGATGACTCACCTGCGATCTCAGATTGCAGATCTAAGTGTTCAACTGGCCATCGATGACGCCCAAATTGCGATGCAAGATGATTCGGAACCGTTGCCTAGTCTTGTCGCGTCGACACCTTTTGTCCCTCCAGCGATCAGCATCCAAAAGCAAGTCCCCACCGAAAGTCAGATCGCACAGTTCGTTGCAAACGATGCCGAAGTCCGCGAAGCCGAAATGGTTTATCGCAAGTACCAAGGCATGGTGTTAGAAATGGAAATAAGCGACCTCGTTCGCGTTCGTCGTGACTACTACCTTGAAATAAAGGCGAAACGAGATTCCCTAGAATATTCTCTCGAGGCGAAAAAAAGCAAAGCGGAAAAGCTTGCCATCGCAGTTCTTACTAAACGTGCTGAAGAGGATTATCAACGGCAAATGGCGGAGGCGGAAGCAAAGCTGACTGCAATGAAACAACTGCACGAAGTTGAGCTGGACGCCGCCAGAAGTCACGATTCGTTGAAACGCAACCACCAAGACAACATGAATACCGCTCTCAAAAAGAGGGATCGTGCCGCGTTGGTCGCGAAGCTTGGAATCTTGCAGAAGCAGTACGACGAAGAACGCGACCGCATGGAGCAATTCGGCGGTGCAACGGCAGCGCTTCAATTTGCCCAAGAAGAGCTATCCGTCGCAACAGACGTCTTGCGAAAACTGCGAGATCGAACTGCAGCGATTCAGACTGAACGCCGGCAAGATGGCGCGGTTCGAACATTGGCTTCCGCGACGCCTCCCAAGAATCCGACTGAAACGATCCCGGTCAAGCAGTTAGGACTGGCATCGACGGTAGCATTCGTTGCTCCGTTCCTGCTGGGCTTGTTACTCGAATTACGAATTCAACGAGTGACCGATGGCAACGCGGTGCAAAAGCATTTCGGCATGGCCCCCGTTGTTGGCGAAATTGCAAGGCTACCCGCCGGGACTCACGGCGGTAGAGCGAGACGAGTATTTGAAGAGAGCGTCGATACCCTTCGCTCTAATCTGTTTCATTCGCTTGCGACGAAGAACATTCGCTCTATCGCGGTCGCAAGCAGCATGACGAGCGAAGGCAAAAGCAGCGTCGCGTCCCAGTTGGCCATTTCGATTGCCAAGGCAACTGGCGAGACGGTTCTGCTGGTCGATGCGGACTTGCGTTGCCCCGATCAACATTCTTTGTTCGGTCTTGATATTGGTCCGGGACTCGCCGGTGTCCTCTCTGGGGAAGTCGAGTTCGAACAAGCGATTGACTCGACTCTCGGGCACTTGATTCATGTAATGCCCGCCGGCCCATTGAAAGCCAATCCGCATCGCTTAATCAATCAAGCGTCGATGAAGAAGTTCTTGGATCAAGCACTGGAAAGCTACAGCTTCGTCGTTTTCGACACCGCTCCGGTACTGGCTGCCGGCGAAACGCTCGCGGTGGTTTCCGTGGTCGAATCAACATTGGTGTGCGTGATGCGAGATGTCAGCCGATTGGACAACGTCGGCCGTGCGATGCGTCGCATTCAAGCCTCAGGCGCATCGATCGCTGGCACGGTCTTCAGTGGCGTCACACCACGTCAGTACAGCTATCGCTATGGCGACTATCACTACTCAGCCGCCGGTTTGGCCGTTCAAGAATAA
- a CDS encoding exosortase/archaeosortase family protein, giving the protein MSQLSAVVQNYWAVFIGLALIVLYAYWPTFVWAEDAWRNEPDYSHGYLILPLAAMLCWVRADSFPGIRSMPSWSGVWLIVLAIVMRFSSRLIYADFLDGWSLFPLLAGCVWILFGFKAMRWSLPSLAFLLLMIPMPYQAESLLSWKLQGVATSLSTTFLRVLGQPAVSEGHVIWVNDQRLLIEQACSGLRIFMGIGALAFFWAATVNRQRGWIDRIILISLIIPLAVFVNAVRITCVGLLYQSFTDPATQTSIHDWSGYLMIPFAFGLLWLAKTYWQNLYQPVEPMTAKDVLNASHELQHFASGSTS; this is encoded by the coding sequence GTGTCTCAATTGAGTGCGGTTGTCCAAAACTATTGGGCGGTCTTCATAGGACTAGCGCTGATCGTGTTGTACGCCTACTGGCCAACCTTCGTGTGGGCTGAAGATGCGTGGCGCAACGAACCAGACTATTCGCATGGATATCTCATCCTTCCTTTGGCTGCGATGCTTTGCTGGGTTCGTGCCGATTCCTTTCCCGGGATCCGCTCGATGCCAAGCTGGTCAGGCGTTTGGCTGATCGTCCTCGCCATCGTCATGCGATTTTCAAGTCGCTTGATCTATGCAGACTTTCTTGATGGTTGGTCGCTCTTTCCTTTGCTTGCCGGATGCGTTTGGATTCTGTTCGGATTCAAGGCGATGCGATGGAGCCTGCCATCACTCGCGTTCCTGCTGTTAATGATTCCTATGCCTTACCAAGCGGAATCCTTGTTGAGTTGGAAACTGCAAGGCGTTGCAACAAGTTTAAGCACCACCTTCCTAAGAGTCCTTGGTCAGCCGGCGGTATCGGAAGGCCACGTGATCTGGGTCAATGACCAGCGATTACTTATCGAACAAGCGTGTTCGGGACTTCGGATCTTTATGGGAATCGGGGCGCTAGCATTTTTCTGGGCTGCGACCGTCAATCGACAACGAGGGTGGATCGACCGAATCATTCTTATCTCGTTGATCATTCCCCTGGCCGTGTTTGTCAACGCGGTGCGAATCACGTGCGTGGGTTTGCTGTATCAATCTTTCACCGATCCCGCGACGCAGACCAGCATTCATGACTGGTCCGGCTACCTGATGATCCCCTTTGCATTTGGATTGCTTTGGCTCGCCAAGACCTACTGGCAGAACCTCTATCAACCGGTCGAACCGATGACCGCGAAAGACGTTCTTAATGCTTCTCACGAACTCCAACACTTTGCTTCGGGCAGTACTTCTTGA